From the genome of Stigmatopora nigra isolate UIUO_SnigA chromosome 2, RoL_Snig_1.1, whole genome shotgun sequence:
AGAGAGCAAGATGGCGGCGGCGCCGGTGGTCTTCATGGCCAAAGCCAGAGCCTCATTATTTCTTCTGGGGGTACGCCGCCTTCACCAGCTCGTACAGCACGTAACCCACACCTGCAACGACACCGCCGCGGGTCAAAATCCGTCGCCACGTGCGTCGACGGCGCCGGACGCCGCTCGGGCCCGCCCGCGGGCGCCGTGGATGGCTTCAAGCGGAAATACCGTAACGACGGGGCAAAGAACGCGAGGCGAGCGGGCCGCCACTCACCCAGCACGGTCAGCGTCATGGTGGCCCTGTAGAGCAGCGCGTCGGCCGTGCCGCCTTTCAGGTGCACCGGGATGCCGTTGTCctcctaaaaaaaagaacaagaaaaaaaaaaggtcaatttcAAAAAGGCACCGACGAGTGTCATCGCGCGCAaaccaaaaaaaggcacaatCTATATTGTGATATTACATTGTCAATTGTGCATTTTGAGTTGGAAGACATCCTATATTTTATGACAGACAAATCATTACAATAAAACACAAAGCGGTTTAATCACACGGTCGTAATATATCAAAATAAAGCCTCATAGTCTTCATTCAAATATAGGATTTAAATTAAGTcttcagtccaaaaaaaaaaaagtcttgaagtggctttgacagtttataccaggggtgggaTGCTTTTCAAAGTCCCCCAACACACAGGTGTCACACAGGTGACTAAattgaagcaacgggggttgggtcgGGATGGagagggaggcagggagggagCAGCATTTTGGTTTGGAGCTGAGACCCAACCGAGCTGACCAACTTTGaggcagcgggggttgggccgcgacaagcagctgatgccgatccactgattgcactcgcagcacACTTAGTATTGCGCAAAGCTTTCCTCTTTGTGAAAgcctacattttgtggaatagtttgacatTAAAGCCGAGTCTGATGGGATGCTACACCTTtttatcaaattaaaaacatttattgtcatcatacacagctgtttAGAACCAAATGGTTGAAATACCATTCGACAAAGGTGCTCttgaatgagtcaaaatggtcaaaagtgtGCGCTTTGAAGGCCCATGATTgaaataggtttaaaaaaaaagtcttgaattggctCTTGACAGTTGATATCAGGCAGGGCTGGCAAAGACACATACAGAGGTGAAAAAGTcgaatggacgggggttgggccatcGTGGGAGGGGAGGGAGCGAGGGAGGG
Proteins encoded in this window:
- the cox7a2b gene encoding cytochrome c oxidase subunit 7A2b; protein product: MNRGIFALQQVVRRNFCGSARRSVENQVPKNQKLFQEDNGIPVHLKGGTADALLYRATMTLTVLGVGYVLYELVKAAYPQKK